The following proteins are encoded in a genomic region of Acidobacteriota bacterium:
- a CDS encoding fumarylacetoacetate hydrolase family protein codes for MKLVSFMPPEGEASQSGVLRRHPRFGAVIGEDRILDFARAHPRFANLSMLDFVKRSDELLPDAASLVAMASELPREAFVSEARVTLAAPLPKPVSIRDGYAFRQHVETARKNRGLPMIPEFDDFPVFYFTNALAVVGPGDLRVGGRRLEKLDFELECFCVIGRRVTNPTLEEADAAIFGYGVMNDFSARALQMEEMKLNLGPAKGKDFATGLGPWLVTKDELQPRLRPSHKGNVLYAAMSATVNHVPVSHGDVSQMNWTFAEIVQRAADGVTLEPGEVIGSGTVGTGCFLELNGSKVTHDQWLKPGDVVSLTIDGLGTLTNTIVEDAAR; via the coding sequence ATGAAGCTCGTCTCGTTCATGCCGCCGGAGGGCGAAGCGTCCCAGTCGGGCGTCCTCCGCAGGCACCCGCGGTTCGGCGCCGTGATCGGCGAGGACCGCATCCTCGACTTCGCGCGCGCCCACCCGCGCTTCGCGAACCTGTCGATGCTCGATTTCGTGAAACGGTCCGACGAGCTGCTCCCCGACGCGGCCTCCCTCGTCGCCATGGCCTCCGAGCTGCCGCGAGAAGCGTTCGTCTCCGAAGCGCGCGTCACGCTCGCCGCGCCGCTCCCGAAGCCCGTTTCGATCCGCGACGGTTACGCGTTCCGCCAGCACGTCGAGACCGCCCGGAAGAACCGGGGCCTTCCGATGATCCCGGAGTTCGACGACTTCCCCGTTTTCTACTTCACGAACGCCCTCGCGGTCGTCGGCCCCGGCGACCTGCGCGTCGGCGGGCGCCGCCTCGAAAAACTCGACTTCGAGCTCGAGTGCTTCTGCGTGATCGGCCGGCGCGTCACGAACCCGACGCTCGAGGAGGCCGACGCCGCGATCTTCGGCTACGGCGTCATGAACGACTTCTCCGCGCGGGCGCTCCAGATGGAGGAGATGAAGCTGAACCTCGGGCCCGCCAAGGGAAAGGACTTCGCGACCGGCCTCGGGCCCTGGCTCGTCACGAAGGACGAGCTCCAGCCCCGGCTCCGCCCGTCGCACAAGGGCAACGTCCTCTACGCGGCCATGTCGGCGACGGTGAACCACGTGCCTGTCTCGCACGGCGACGTCTCGCAGATGAACTGGACGTTCGCCGAGATCGTGCAACGCGCCGCCGACGGCGTCACGCTCGAGCCCGGCGAGGTGATCGGCTCCGGCACGGTCGGGACCGGCTGCTTCCTCGAGCTGAACGGCTCGAAGGTCACGCACGACCAGTGGCTCAAGCCGGGGGACGTCGTGAGCCTCACGATCGACGGCCTCGGGACGCTCACGAACACGATCGTGGAGGACGCGGCGCGATGA
- a CDS encoding efflux RND transporter periplasmic adaptor subunit, producing the protein MPQTASGQEAQAKGALAQARAALSLAERNYERYKALAASGSASPLELDMSRMQYEQAKGAVQQGEGAVEAASSVARESRVTAPFAGRVAARLVEAGDLAAPGRPLVMVESATGRRLVVQVPAGAVAASGLKAGQKLAVKIDGVAAELTGTVVEMSPGADPASHTYTATLELAGTPVSTGLTGRATLDTAPRATVLVPESAVLTSGGVTLVAVKDEAGKARTRAVTTGAVSGGKVEILSGLSGGETVLVGLASPPADGAPVSELKGSSR; encoded by the coding sequence ATGCCGCAGACCGCGAGCGGGCAGGAGGCGCAGGCCAAGGGCGCCCTCGCCCAGGCCCGCGCGGCGCTCTCTCTCGCCGAGCGCAACTACGAACGCTACAAGGCCCTCGCGGCCTCGGGCTCGGCGTCGCCGCTCGAGCTCGACATGTCACGAATGCAGTACGAGCAGGCGAAGGGCGCCGTCCAGCAGGGCGAAGGCGCGGTGGAAGCAGCCTCCTCCGTCGCACGCGAGTCCCGCGTGACGGCGCCCTTCGCCGGCCGTGTGGCCGCCCGCCTCGTCGAGGCCGGCGACCTCGCGGCCCCGGGCCGCCCGCTCGTCATGGTCGAGTCCGCGACGGGGCGCCGCCTCGTCGTGCAGGTTCCGGCCGGCGCCGTCGCCGCGTCGGGCCTCAAAGCCGGACAGAAGCTCGCCGTGAAGATCGACGGCGTCGCCGCCGAGCTCACGGGCACCGTCGTCGAGATGTCCCCGGGCGCCGACCCGGCGAGCCACACGTACACGGCGACGCTCGAGCTGGCGGGCACGCCCGTCTCGACAGGCCTCACGGGCCGCGCCACGCTCGACACCGCCCCGCGCGCGACCGTCCTCGTCCCCGAGAGCGCGGTCCTCACGAGCGGCGGCGTCACGCTCGTCGCCGTCAAGGACGAAGCCGGCAAGGCGCGCACCCGGGCCGTCACGACGGGCGCCGTCTCCGGCGGCAAGGTCGAGATCCTCTCCGGCCTTTCGGGCGGCGAGACCGTCCTCGTCGGTCTCGCGTCTCCGCCCGCCGACGGCGCGCCCGTCTCCGAGTTGAAGGGCAGCTCCCGGTGA
- a CDS encoding sigma-70 family RNA polymerase sigma factor — MTASPPGEVTRLLLEWSRGDRGALDALVPHVYSELRRQADRYLSRQRRGHTLQATALVHEAFLRLVDQTSVSFRDRAHFFAVASRAMRQILVDHARRRHADKRGGAATRLVLEDGIASVQPRGVDLMALDAALERLEELDPAQARLVELRFFGGLTVEETAVVLECSPATVKRSWSSARAWLYGELAGAGEGA, encoded by the coding sequence ATGACTGCCTCACCGCCCGGAGAGGTGACCCGGCTCCTGCTGGAGTGGAGCCGCGGGGATCGGGGCGCGCTCGACGCGCTCGTGCCCCACGTCTACTCCGAGCTGCGCCGGCAGGCCGACCGCTACCTGAGCCGCCAGCGCAGGGGGCACACGCTGCAGGCGACGGCTCTCGTCCACGAGGCGTTCCTCCGGCTCGTCGACCAGACGAGCGTGTCGTTCCGGGACCGGGCCCACTTCTTCGCCGTCGCTTCCCGCGCGATGCGTCAGATCCTCGTGGACCACGCGCGGCGGCGGCACGCCGACAAGCGCGGCGGCGCCGCGACGCGGCTCGTCCTCGAGGACGGGATCGCCTCCGTCCAGCCGCGCGGCGTCGACCTCATGGCGCTCGACGCGGCGCTCGAGCGCCTCGAGGAGCTGGATCCCGCGCAGGCGCGGCTCGTCGAGCTGCGGTTCTTCGGAGGACTGACCGTGGAGGAGACCGCGGTCGTCCTGGAGTGCTCGCCCGCGACCGTCAAGCGGTCCTGGAGCTCGGCCCGCGCGTGGCTGTACGGCGAGCTCGCGGGCGCGGGGGAGGGCGCGTGA
- a CDS encoding DUF255 domain-containing protein — MPNRLAGESSPYLLQHAHNPVDWYPWGEDAFAKARAERKPVFLSIGYSSCHWCHVMERESFENAAVADLLNEHFVSIKVDREERPDVDDVYMTAVQLTTGRGGWPLSAFLLPDGKPFFAGTYFPPEDRHGRAGFKTLLLRVAQAWGNDRAALEDSARQISEEVARAADPAGRVGTAALSRDALLLPGAALARAFDPRHGGFGGAPKFPPHLALEWLLARGAGGDAAALAHAIGTLDGMALGGIRDHLGGGFHRYSTDAEWLLPHFEKMLTDNAQLLGVYAVAYSATDDPLYAEVARETGDYLLREMRGTEGGFYAATDADSEGEEGRFFCWDPREIREILGKERGEDFCEWYGVREGGNFAEEATGHRTGANVLHLSKKIPSSSESRLAASRAALLAARAKRTPPSLDDKRVAGWNALAVSGFAVAARALAEPRYLEAARVGARFLLNVSRLPDGVLARTWKAGEAKIPAFLEDEAFLALALLDLADAEGPGAAGIWHEEAKAAVASLRARFRRRDGPGFTFSGTGNETLLSNGRDLFDKAVPSASGAAARALARLALVTGDRALAREARDAVDEVGGLMARSPHGMESWFFALELLFEFEDRFGEGKREISSSVKRGGDEAADSAVRVEAVAVEPRVPRGEKGALRLRIAIAPGWHLQGPDGLRVEAWGGSEFTFEEVPLPAPLTLTSSARDDETGWYGTFEANLSFSVSRNAAKGKRDVSVRVTTRACGEGACRPDEVLSLSVPVEIV, encoded by the coding sequence ATGCCGAACCGCCTCGCCGGCGAATCGTCCCCCTACCTCCTCCAGCACGCCCACAACCCGGTGGACTGGTACCCGTGGGGCGAGGACGCGTTCGCAAAGGCCCGCGCCGAGCGGAAGCCCGTCTTCCTCTCGATCGGGTACTCCTCCTGCCACTGGTGTCACGTCATGGAGCGGGAGTCGTTCGAGAACGCTGCGGTGGCCGACCTCCTGAACGAGCACTTCGTCTCGATCAAGGTCGACCGCGAGGAGCGCCCCGACGTGGACGACGTGTACATGACGGCCGTGCAGCTCACGACGGGCCGCGGCGGATGGCCGCTCTCGGCGTTTCTCCTGCCGGACGGCAAGCCGTTCTTCGCGGGGACGTACTTTCCGCCCGAGGACCGGCACGGGAGAGCCGGATTCAAGACGCTCCTCCTCCGGGTCGCGCAGGCCTGGGGCAACGACCGCGCGGCGCTCGAGGACTCGGCCCGCCAGATCTCCGAAGAGGTCGCGCGCGCGGCCGACCCGGCCGGCCGCGTCGGCACGGCGGCGCTCTCGCGCGACGCGCTGCTCCTGCCGGGCGCGGCGCTCGCGCGCGCCTTCGACCCGCGCCACGGCGGCTTCGGCGGCGCGCCGAAGTTCCCGCCGCACCTCGCGCTGGAGTGGCTGCTCGCGCGCGGCGCCGGAGGCGACGCCGCGGCGCTCGCGCACGCCATCGGAACGCTCGACGGCATGGCGCTCGGCGGCATCCGCGACCACCTCGGCGGCGGCTTCCACCGATACTCGACGGACGCCGAGTGGCTCCTCCCGCACTTCGAGAAGATGCTCACGGACAACGCCCAGCTCCTCGGCGTCTACGCCGTGGCGTACTCCGCGACGGACGACCCGCTCTACGCCGAGGTCGCGCGCGAGACTGGCGACTACCTGCTGCGCGAGATGCGCGGCACGGAGGGCGGGTTCTACGCGGCGACGGACGCGGACTCGGAGGGGGAAGAGGGAAGATTTTTCTGCTGGGACCCGAGAGAGATCCGGGAGATTCTCGGAAAGGAACGGGGAGAAGATTTCTGCGAATGGTATGGGGTTCGTGAGGGCGGCAACTTCGCCGAGGAAGCGACGGGCCACCGCACCGGCGCCAACGTTCTTCACCTTTCAAAGAAAATCCCCTCTTCCTCTGAATCCCGTCTTGCTGCGTCCCGCGCGGCGCTCCTCGCCGCGCGAGCAAAACGAACTCCTCCTTCCCTCGACGACAAGCGCGTCGCCGGGTGGAACGCGCTCGCCGTGTCCGGCTTCGCCGTCGCGGCGCGCGCGCTCGCCGAGCCGCGTTACCTCGAGGCCGCGCGCGTCGGCGCGCGCTTCCTGCTGAACGTCTCGCGCCTGCCGGACGGCGTCCTCGCGCGGACGTGGAAGGCCGGGGAGGCGAAGATCCCCGCGTTCCTCGAGGACGAGGCGTTCCTCGCGCTCGCGCTCCTCGATCTCGCGGACGCCGAGGGCCCCGGCGCGGCCGGGATCTGGCACGAGGAGGCGAAGGCGGCCGTCGCGTCGCTCCGCGCGCGCTTCCGCCGCCGGGACGGCCCGGGCTTCACGTTCTCGGGGACCGGGAACGAGACGCTGCTTTCCAACGGGCGCGATCTCTTCGACAAGGCCGTCCCCTCGGCCTCCGGCGCCGCGGCGCGCGCGCTCGCGCGCCTCGCGCTCGTGACGGGCGATCGCGCGCTCGCGCGGGAGGCGAGGGACGCCGTGGACGAGGTGGGCGGGCTCATGGCGCGCTCGCCGCACGGCATGGAGTCGTGGTTCTTCGCGCTGGAGCTTCTCTTCGAATTCGAGGACAGATTTGGAGAAGGGAAGAGAGAGATTTCTTCGAGTGTGAAGAGGGGAGGGGACGAGGCTGCCGATTCGGCCGTACGCGTCGAGGCGGTGGCCGTCGAGCCGCGCGTGCCGCGCGGCGAAAAGGGCGCGTTGCGGCTGCGCATCGCGATCGCTCCCGGCTGGCACCTGCAGGGGCCGGACGGCCTGCGCGTCGAAGCGTGGGGCGGTTCCGAATTCACCTTCGAAGAAGTCCCCCTTCCGGCGCCCCTGACGCTGACCAGCTCGGCGCGCGACGACGAGACGGGCTGGTACGGGACCTTCGAAGCGAATCTGTCCTTTTCCGTGTCCCGAAACGCGGCGAAGGGAAAGAGGGACGTGAGCGTGCGCGTGACCACCCGCGCATGCGGCGAAGGTGCGTGCCGCCCGGACGAGGTACTTTCGCTCTCGGTCCCGGTCGAAATCGTCTGA
- a CDS encoding TolC family protein, with product MNDKPLPAARALLLLVALAAPSGARAQAGTPSPLTLAGAMQKAREGAREVTAAQARQGAAEARASQAKGFRWPSLNLTALWMRTNNPAEVFALKLNQGVFSFPEFVASNPNDASPLNTGITRAEIVLPLFTGGELSGRIDQAKLAADAASGTSSWVADNAALAAAEAYVMVAQAEEYAALLHKSRDTVAAHVKLAGDYAAQGMLVRSELLRAEVELSKMDDLVTEADGRVRIANANLAFRLGAAGSSSWTLAPLPDPRPVATPVDGWLATAAERSDLGSARNLLAAGELEEKVKKAPIWPKLALVAKGELYGDKPFGSTGTSGSIMAVATWNVFAGGSDHAAAVAAREDARAGREDVARFAEGVRLEVRQAFEEARTAQARHETAKKALDSAREAERITNDRFRAGVVKTLDLLDVTTARREAETRELVARADAHTAALKLAVKAGRRPESVLNGGTE from the coding sequence ATGAATGACAAGCCCCTTCCGGCCGCCCGGGCCCTGCTCCTCCTGGTTGCCCTCGCGGCGCCCTCCGGCGCCCGGGCCCAGGCCGGGACCCCTTCGCCCCTGACCCTCGCAGGCGCCATGCAGAAGGCCCGGGAAGGCGCCCGGGAAGTCACCGCCGCGCAGGCCCGCCAGGGCGCCGCCGAGGCCCGCGCCTCACAGGCGAAGGGCTTCCGGTGGCCGTCCCTGAACCTGACGGCGCTCTGGATGCGCACGAACAACCCGGCCGAGGTCTTCGCCCTCAAGCTGAACCAGGGCGTCTTCTCGTTCCCGGAGTTCGTGGCCTCGAACCCGAACGACGCCTCGCCCCTGAACACGGGGATCACGCGGGCCGAGATCGTCCTCCCCCTCTTCACGGGCGGCGAGCTCTCGGGCCGCATCGACCAGGCGAAGCTCGCGGCCGACGCCGCCTCGGGCACGTCCTCGTGGGTGGCCGACAACGCGGCCCTCGCGGCCGCCGAGGCGTACGTCATGGTCGCCCAGGCGGAGGAATACGCGGCCCTTCTCCACAAGTCGCGCGACACCGTCGCCGCGCACGTCAAGCTGGCCGGCGACTACGCCGCTCAGGGCATGCTCGTCCGCTCGGAGCTCCTCAGGGCCGAGGTCGAGCTCTCCAAGATGGACGACCTCGTGACGGAGGCCGACGGCCGCGTGCGCATCGCGAATGCGAACCTCGCGTTCCGCCTCGGCGCCGCCGGCAGTTCCTCCTGGACCCTCGCTCCCCTGCCCGACCCGCGCCCCGTCGCGACTCCCGTGGACGGCTGGCTCGCGACGGCTGCCGAGCGCTCGGATCTCGGCTCGGCCCGGAATCTCCTTGCCGCCGGCGAGCTCGAGGAGAAGGTGAAGAAGGCGCCGATCTGGCCGAAGCTCGCGCTCGTCGCCAAGGGCGAGCTGTACGGCGACAAGCCGTTCGGCTCGACGGGCACGTCGGGCTCGATCATGGCCGTCGCGACCTGGAACGTGTTCGCGGGCGGCAGCGACCACGCCGCCGCCGTCGCGGCGCGCGAGGACGCCCGCGCGGGGCGCGAGGACGTCGCGCGGTTCGCCGAGGGCGTCCGCCTCGAGGTCCGCCAGGCCTTCGAGGAAGCCCGGACGGCCCAGGCCCGGCACGAGACCGCGAAGAAGGCGCTCGATTCGGCCCGCGAGGCCGAGCGCATCACGAACGACAGGTTCCGGGCGGGCGTCGTGAAGACGCTCGATCTCCTGGACGTCACCACGGCCCGCCGCGAGGCGGAGACGCGCGAGCTCGTCGCCCGCGCCGACGCGCACACGGCGGCGCTGAAGCTCGCCGTCAAGGCGGGACGCCGCCCCGAGAGCGTATTGAACGGAGGAACGGAGTGA
- a CDS encoding serine/threonine protein kinase has translation MTPERWKKVRGVFEQVLELEADARAAFIDASAKDDPLLAVEVRNLLASAEAAVDFLEAPAAAAVVRLREETDPPGTRRVGPYVLHEKIGQGGMGRVYRAARSDEAYHRQVALKIVNRGMNTEFILRRFRNERQILAGLDHANIARLYDGGTTEDGLPYFAMEYIEGKDLLAWCDAHRLSITARLNLFLEVCGAVAYAHRNLVVHRDLKPSNIFVTVSGVPKLLDFGLAKILNADVSSHTADVTGVDARLLTPEYASPEQVRGERITTSSDIYSLGVILYELLTGRRPYKLKTRDPGEIARAVCEEEPERPSAAISRVETVPARDAEDDVALTPESVAATREGDPVRLRKRLGGDLDTIVLMCLRKEPQRRYGSVELLAEDLRRHLDGRPVRARKDTVGYRTGKFVRRNKVYVAAGVLVAASLVIGLGVSLRQTRIARAERARAERRFAQLRRLARTFLFDVHDAISDLPGATKARSLLVKEGLGYLDSLAQEAGDDGALKAELAEAYLRLAQLQSAVGTSNEGESAAALPSFRKAVDLREALAARTASGSREEDELAEAQIRYAGFLVKTGDLKGGIDWGRKAVAHREAVLARSPNDARAAARLGTTLQMNAYAISADGAPAEARKLLEQSVRHFEMAAAAPRPEAWLPQGLAWAYADLAETYERTGDFRTALVYLEKTRTLDEAILANDPLNVRARLRLVFALADIGYNLMRLGEAARALDATRRALPIAEALASEDLRNQQARSALGMTKLMLGDILVPAGQPHEAVEHLGAAAAIFEAMAASDPLNAWARVQLGRTYAASGDAWSALVKGPRGGEAPARACGYYRRSADALSLLKAEGRLPGIEMPRIDEVTARVARCGNAPSAGR, from the coding sequence GTGACGCCCGAGCGGTGGAAAAAGGTCCGAGGGGTCTTCGAACAGGTCCTCGAGCTCGAGGCGGACGCCCGGGCAGCGTTCATCGACGCTTCGGCGAAGGACGATCCGCTGCTCGCGGTAGAAGTGCGGAATCTGCTCGCTTCGGCCGAGGCCGCCGTGGACTTTCTCGAGGCGCCGGCCGCGGCGGCCGTGGTCCGCCTCCGCGAGGAAACCGATCCGCCGGGCACGCGCCGGGTGGGCCCTTACGTCCTCCACGAGAAGATCGGCCAGGGCGGGATGGGGCGCGTCTACCGCGCGGCGCGCTCCGACGAGGCGTACCACCGGCAGGTCGCACTCAAGATCGTGAATCGGGGTATGAACACGGAGTTCATCCTCCGGCGCTTCCGAAACGAACGCCAGATTCTCGCGGGCCTCGACCACGCCAACATCGCCCGGCTCTACGACGGCGGGACGACCGAGGACGGCCTTCCGTACTTCGCGATGGAGTACATCGAGGGCAAGGACCTCCTCGCATGGTGCGACGCACATCGGCTGTCGATCACGGCCCGCCTGAACCTCTTCCTCGAGGTGTGCGGCGCGGTCGCCTATGCGCACCGGAACCTCGTCGTCCACCGGGACCTCAAGCCGAGCAACATCTTCGTGACGGTCTCCGGCGTTCCCAAGCTGCTCGATTTCGGGCTCGCGAAGATTCTCAACGCGGACGTCTCCTCCCACACGGCAGACGTCACGGGGGTGGACGCGCGCCTCCTGACGCCGGAGTACGCGAGTCCCGAGCAGGTGCGCGGTGAGAGGATCACGACGTCCAGCGACATCTATTCGCTCGGCGTCATCCTCTACGAGCTGCTGACGGGCCGCCGTCCGTACAAGCTGAAGACACGGGATCCCGGCGAGATCGCGCGTGCCGTGTGCGAGGAGGAGCCCGAGCGGCCGAGCGCCGCGATCTCGCGCGTGGAAACCGTTCCGGCCCGGGACGCCGAGGACGATGTCGCGCTCACGCCCGAGTCGGTCGCCGCGACGCGTGAGGGGGATCCGGTCCGCCTCCGCAAGCGCCTCGGCGGCGATCTCGACACGATCGTCCTCATGTGCCTGCGCAAGGAGCCGCAGCGCCGGTACGGCTCGGTCGAGCTGCTCGCGGAGGACCTCCGGCGCCACCTGGACGGGCGCCCCGTCCGCGCCCGCAAGGACACAGTCGGGTACCGGACCGGCAAGTTCGTCCGCCGGAACAAGGTCTATGTCGCGGCGGGCGTGCTCGTGGCGGCATCGCTCGTGATCGGGCTCGGGGTCTCGCTGCGTCAGACGCGGATCGCGAGGGCCGAGCGGGCGCGGGCCGAACGGCGGTTCGCCCAGCTCCGCCGCCTCGCCCGCACCTTCCTCTTCGACGTCCACGACGCCATTTCCGACCTGCCGGGCGCGACGAAGGCGCGCAGCCTCCTCGTGAAGGAGGGGCTGGGCTACCTCGACAGCCTCGCGCAGGAGGCGGGCGACGACGGGGCCTTGAAGGCCGAGCTCGCCGAGGCCTATCTGCGGCTCGCGCAGCTTCAGAGCGCTGTCGGCACTTCGAACGAGGGCGAGAGCGCCGCGGCGCTGCCGAGCTTCCGCAAGGCGGTCGATCTGCGCGAAGCGCTCGCGGCCCGGACCGCCTCCGGGTCCCGCGAGGAGGACGAGCTTGCCGAGGCGCAGATCCGTTACGCCGGGTTCCTCGTGAAGACCGGCGACCTCAAGGGCGGAATCGACTGGGGCCGCAAGGCGGTTGCTCACCGCGAGGCCGTGCTCGCGCGATCGCCGAACGACGCCCGGGCCGCCGCGCGGCTCGGGACGACGCTCCAGATGAACGCCTACGCGATCTCGGCGGACGGCGCTCCTGCCGAGGCGCGGAAGCTCCTCGAACAGTCTGTCCGGCACTTCGAGATGGCGGCGGCGGCGCCGCGGCCCGAGGCGTGGCTTCCGCAGGGGCTCGCGTGGGCGTACGCGGACCTCGCGGAGACGTACGAGCGGACCGGCGACTTCCGCACGGCTCTCGTGTACCTCGAGAAGACGCGGACGCTCGACGAGGCGATTCTCGCGAACGACCCGCTCAACGTCCGCGCGCGGCTCCGCCTCGTCTTCGCGCTCGCGGACATCGGCTACAACCTCATGCGGCTCGGCGAGGCCGCCCGGGCCCTCGATGCGACCCGCCGCGCCCTCCCGATCGCCGAGGCGCTCGCGTCGGAGGACCTTCGCAACCAGCAGGCCCGGTCCGCGCTCGGCATGACGAAGCTGATGCTCGGCGATATCCTCGTGCCGGCAGGTCAGCCGCACGAGGCCGTCGAGCACCTCGGCGCCGCCGCCGCGATCTTCGAGGCGATGGCCGCCTCCGACCCGCTCAACGCGTGGGCGCGCGTGCAGCTCGGGCGCACGTACGCCGCGAGCGGGGACGCGTGGTCCGCCCTCGTGAAGGGTCCGCGCGGCGGCGAAGCCCCGGCGCGCGCCTGCGGCTACTATCGCCGGTCAGCCGATGCGCTTTCCCTCCTGAAGGCGGAGGGGCGGCTGCCGGGGATCGAAATGCCGAGAATCGACGAAGTCACGGCCCGCGTCGCCCGCTGCGGGAACGCTCCCTCCGCGGGGAGGTGA
- a CDS encoding 1-acyl-sn-glycerol-3-phosphate acyltransferase: MSSLEQSFFDRWLRRGIITSAAFGFTLPYFRLLNRVHATGDAILDTLPHRNVVFLSNHQTYFMEAIAFFDLVYVKHAMPLEDPFTRFSAATETMQKNLVTQLFTKAGGVTFRRSFREGGKDVKRTADFEGIAKVEEAIATGWLLHFPAGTTQKGAPLRPGVAQLLHRTKAIAVPVRVDGFRELLLHKQLPGKFLRKCHLTLHPPMDLDAFYAAPYDKESGAEVVERLSAILADPA, encoded by the coding sequence ATGTCCTCCCTCGAACAGTCGTTCTTCGATCGCTGGCTTCGGCGCGGCATCATCACGAGCGCGGCGTTCGGATTCACGCTGCCCTACTTCCGCCTCCTGAACCGCGTCCACGCGACCGGCGACGCCATCCTGGACACGCTGCCGCACCGGAACGTCGTGTTCCTGTCCAACCACCAGACGTACTTCATGGAGGCGATCGCGTTCTTCGATCTCGTGTACGTCAAGCACGCGATGCCGCTCGAGGACCCGTTCACGCGTTTCTCGGCCGCCACCGAGACGATGCAGAAGAACCTCGTGACGCAGCTGTTCACGAAGGCCGGCGGCGTCACGTTTCGCCGCAGCTTTCGCGAGGGCGGCAAGGACGTGAAGCGCACCGCCGACTTCGAAGGCATTGCGAAGGTGGAGGAAGCCATCGCGACCGGCTGGCTCCTGCACTTCCCCGCCGGGACGACGCAGAAGGGCGCTCCGCTGCGCCCCGGCGTCGCCCAGCTCCTCCACAGGACAAAGGCGATCGCGGTGCCCGTGCGCGTGGACGGCTTCCGGGAGCTGCTGCTTCACAAGCAGCTTCCGGGCAAGTTCCTCCGGAAGTGCCACCTGACGCTCCATCCCCCGATGGACCTCGACGCGTTCTACGCGGCGCCCTACGACAAGGAATCGGGCGCGGAAGTCGTCGAGAGGCTCTCCGCGATCCTCGCCGACCCGGCCTGA
- a CDS encoding methyltransferase domain-containing protein codes for MRKLDYGTDAPGVIRNLFVIGGLALLGGALLPWPLAGVNARGTVVSVGVTCCLGGALMILYAERGKFRQRDRMLAMIEWTGAENVLDVGTGRGLLALGAAKKLTTGTAVGIDVWSPKDLTGNTADAFLANAEAEGVAERVEVRHADARSMPFPDASFDVVLSNVCLHNIPDAGGRADACHEIARVLKGGGVALVSDFLRTGDYARSFSAAGLVVTQAGPHVLDVFPPLRIVRAEKPAR; via the coding sequence GTGCGGAAGCTGGACTACGGCACCGACGCCCCCGGCGTCATCCGGAATCTCTTCGTGATCGGAGGCCTGGCCCTCCTCGGAGGGGCGCTCCTCCCGTGGCCGCTCGCGGGCGTGAACGCGCGCGGGACGGTCGTCTCCGTCGGCGTCACGTGCTGCCTCGGCGGCGCGCTCATGATTCTCTACGCCGAGCGCGGAAAGTTCCGCCAGCGCGACCGCATGCTCGCGATGATCGAGTGGACCGGGGCCGAGAACGTCCTCGACGTCGGCACCGGGCGCGGCCTTCTCGCGCTCGGCGCCGCGAAGAAGCTCACGACCGGAACCGCCGTCGGGATCGACGTCTGGAGTCCGAAGGACCTCACGGGCAACACCGCCGACGCGTTTCTCGCGAACGCGGAGGCCGAGGGCGTCGCCGAGCGCGTCGAGGTCCGCCACGCCGACGCGCGGTCGATGCCGTTTCCCGACGCGTCTTTCGACGTCGTCCTCTCGAACGTCTGCCTCCACAACATCCCCGACGCGGGCGGCCGGGCCGACGCGTGCCACGAAATCGCGCGCGTCCTGAAAGGCGGCGGCGTGGCGCTCGTCTCGGACTTCCTCCGGACGGGCGACTACGCGCGGTCGTTCTCGGCGGCCGGGCTCGTCGTGACGCAGGCGGGGCCGCACGTCCTCGACGTCTTCCCGCCGCTCCGGATCGTGCGCGCCGAGAAGCCCGCCCGCTGA
- a CDS encoding OsmC family protein, with the protein MTINDALRAIGGFFTLASVALGYFVHPGFFLFTAFVGANLLQSGLLEDVPDGRDPEEGRADGPDRPAQGVLLRRGGRVRYDVAFPGGVAVEAAFKGHTVRTDQPSPFGGDSAPAPFDLFIASIATCMGFYALRFCQERGIATEGLSLSVETIRDPEKKRLSTIKAALTLPPGFPEKYTGAIQRAVDQCAVKKHMIEPPAFELSVN; encoded by the coding sequence ATGACCATCAACGACGCTCTCCGCGCCATCGGCGGCTTCTTCACCCTGGCCTCCGTCGCCCTCGGGTACTTTGTTCACCCCGGCTTCTTCCTCTTCACGGCCTTCGTGGGGGCGAACCTGCTTCAGAGCGGCCTTCTCGAAGACGTGCCCGATGGTCGCGATCCTGAAGAAGGTAGGGCTGACGGACCAGATCGACCAGCCCAGGGCGTCCTGTTGCGCCGGGGAGGCCGCGTGAGGTACGACGTGGCCTTCCCCGGCGGCGTCGCCGTCGAGGCTGCCTTCAAGGGCCACACGGTCCGGACGGACCAGCCCTCGCCCTTCGGGGGAGACTCGGCTCCGGCGCCGTTCGACCTCTTCATCGCCTCGATCGCGACGTGCATGGGCTTCTACGCCCTGCGGTTCTGCCAGGAGCGCGGGATCGCGACGGAAGGCCTCAGCCTCTCGGTCGAGACCATCAGGGACCCCGAGAAGAAGCGTCTCTCGACGATCAAGGCGGCCCTTACGCTCCCGCCGGGATTCCCCGAGAAGTACACGGGTGCGATTCAGCGCGCCGTCGACCAGTGCGCCGTCAAGAAGCACATGATCGAGCCGCCCGCGTTCGAGCTCTCGGTGAACTGA